One genomic segment of Hordeum vulgare subsp. vulgare chromosome 2H, MorexV3_pseudomolecules_assembly, whole genome shotgun sequence includes these proteins:
- the LOC123425239 gene encoding serine/arginine-rich splicing factor SC35, which produces MSRFGRSGPPPIRDTYSLLVLNITFRTTADDLFPLFDKYGEVVDIYIPRDRRTGDSRGFAFVRYKYEDEAQKAVDRLDGRLVDGREMMVQFAKYGPNAERIQKGRIMETVPKPRGRSRSRSPRRGSRDDHRGRDSRRRSRSRSGDRYGRDRYRERDHHRRSRSRSASPDDYKRRGRDRSPSRSRSRSYSPVDDRKGGRDSLSPARRSTSRSPRKTPPPRETPPPREGSPARRNDDQSPVRRSDERSPVRRSDERSPVRRNDERSPVRRNDDRSPGSRSPST; this is translated from the exons ATGTCTCGCTTCGGGCGCTCCGGCCCGCCGCCGATCCGCGAcacctactccctcctcgtcctcAACATCACCTTCC GTACGACGGCTGATGACCTTTTCCCGctcttcgacaagtacggcgaggTCGTCGACATCTACATCCCCAGGGACCGCAG GACTGGCGACTCGCGAGGCTTTGCCTTCGTGAGGTACAAGTATGAGGACGAGGCGCAGAAGGCAGTTGATCGCCTGGACG GGAGGTTGGTGGACGGGAGGGAGATGATGGTGCAGTTTGCCAAGTATGGCCCAAATGCTGAGAGGAT TCAGAAAGGGAGAATCATGGAAACGGTCCCGAAGCCAAGGGGTCGTTCCAGAAGCCGCAGTCCAAGACGGGG GAGCCGGGATGATCATCGGGGCAGAGATTCTAGAAGGCGAAGTCGCAGTCGGAGTGGAGATAGATATGGACGTGACAGGTACAGAGAGAGGGATCATCATCGTCGTAGCAGGAGTCGTAGTGCTAGTCCTGATGATTACAAGAGGCGTGGCAGAGACAG AAGTCCTAGTCGTAGCAGGAGCCGCAGCTACAGTCCTGTTGATGACAGGAAGGGTGGCAGAGACAG TTTGTCGCCCGCACGCAGAAGCACTAGTCGCTCTCCTCGCAAGACACCACCTCCTCGCGAGACACCACCTCCTCGCGAGGGGTCTCCGGCTAGGCGCAATGATGACCAGTCTCCTGTTAGGCGCAGTGATGAGCGGTCTCCTGTTAGGCGCAGTGATGAGCGGTCTCCTGTTAGGCGCAATGATGAGCGGTCTCCTGTTAGGCGCAATGATGACCGGTCTCCAGGCTCTCGTAGCCCTTCAACATGA